AGAGACACTGGCGTTGGCTTTCAAAACGATTGCGCGCGGCATTGCGGTCGCCGTCGCGGGCGATGATCTGGTGATCGCGGGCGGCACTTATCCTGAAAACAATCTGGTCGTCGGCAAAAGCATCAACTTGCAGGGGGCCAGCGCGGCAACGACGACGGTGAATGCGGGCAAGCTCAACCGCGTTTTCCAGATTAATGCTGGCGTGATGGCAGGCCTCTCCAATTTGACCATCACCAACGGCAGCGTCCCAACCAGTGAAGGCGGCGGCATCCTGAACTCCGGCACCTTGGTCGTTAATAATTGCAGCATTACTGGCAATCTGGCGAACGGCGGCGGCGGCATTTTTAACCTTGACGGGAGCTTGACGATCAGCGGCAGCACGCTCAGCGGCAATACCGCGAACTTCGACGGCGGCGGGTTGTATCACATTGGCAATACCACGAATGTCACGGCCACTTTGACCAACTGCACCATTTCAGGAAATGCGGGGGCTTCCAGCGGAATTGCGACCGCCGCCGCCAGCGGGCAAACCGCAACAACGATCCTGACAAATTGCACGGTAGCAGCCAACACAGGCAGTTCCCCTGCGATCAGAAACATCAACTTTGGCGGAGCCATTGCCGTGACCACCCAACTCAGGAACACGCTGGTAGCTGGAAACAGCGGTATCAACTTCCAGATACAGTCCAACACGACGTTGACCTCGCTGGGCTTCAACTTGGACAGCGACGGCACTAGCGGCTTCACCAATACCAACGGCAACGTCGTCGGAACCGCCGCCAACAAGGTAGACGCCAAGCTTGGCCCGTTGGCGAACAACGGCGGCTCGACGTTGACGCATGCATTGCTGTTCGGCAGCCCGGCGCTGGATAAAGGCAACAGTTCCGGCGCGGCCACCGATCAGCGCGGCGTGGGGCGGCCGGTGGATGATCCCGGTCTGCCGAATGCCACGGGCGGCGACGGCGCGGACATCGGTGCTTTTGAGCGCGGCGGATTGGCGGTCGTTTCATCAGCCAATTTCAAAGGCGCGCCGCTGGCGCAGGAAAGCATCGTCAGCGTCTTTGGCGAGAACCTGACGACAGGGACAGCGGCGAACAACGGGTTGCCGCTGCCGCTGACGCTCCTGAACACCAGTGTGCTCGTCCGGGATGCCGCGAATACGGCGCGGGCGGCTTCGCTCTTTTTCGTCTCGCCGGGGCAGTTCAATTTCCAGATTCCGCCGGGCACCAGCACTGGCGCGGCGACGATTTCAGTCGTGCGTGACGGCAATCTCGTGGCTTCCACCAACACCACCATCAGCGCCGTCGAACCAGGGCTATTCACTGCCAACGCCAATGGCGCAGGGGTGCCGGCCGCCGTATTGGTGCGTGTGCGGGCCAATGGAGCGCAGGTTGTTGAACCGGTGGCGCAGTTGCAAGGCGGCGCGTTCGTCCCCGTCCCGATCAGTCTGGGGCCGGTTGGCGAACAGGTCATCCTGGTGCTGTTCGGCACGGGCATCCGCAATCGCAGCGACCTGAATGCCGTGACGCTGACCATCGGCAACGCCCCGGCGCAGGGCGTGGACTTTGCCGGCACCCAAGGGCTGGTCGGCCTTGATCAAATCAACTCAAGGGCGCTCCCACGCACCCTGGCGGGTGCTGGTACGGTGTCTGTGCGGTTGACCGTGGATGGGAAAGTTGCCAACGTGGTCACGCTCAACATTCAATGATTGAACGCGTTGGAGTGGGCAACGGCAGCGGTTGCCCACTCCCGCGGCTTTGCACAAAAACCTCTAAAAATGACGGACTTTTTGTGCAGGTTGAAAAAAAGCGGCGATAAGTCATTTGGATTTGCGCGCGCTTCTACGCAATCACTCGACTTTTTGTGCAAACGGGACTTTTTGTGCAAAGCCGCGCTGCGCAAAGAACCGGAGCGGCGTTATCAATCGGTCGAACAGTTTTCTGACGATCTGCGGCGTTATCTGGAGGGCTTGCCGGTGCAGGCTCGCCCCGACACCTTTACGTATCGCACGGGCAAATTCGTGCAGCGGCATCGCGTGGGTGTGGCGGCGGTGGCGCTGGTGTTGCTCAGCCTGTTGGGCGGCATCCTGGCGACGGCCTATGCGGCGCGCCGGGCACAGGCCGAACGCGCGCGCGCCGAATACCGTTTCGCCCAGGTGCGCGCGTTGGCGAATAAATTTCTCTTCGATTTTCACGACAAGATTCAGAACGTACCCGGCACCACCGAAGCGCGCGGACTGGTCGCCAAAACGGCGCTGGAATATCTGGATAACCTGGCGCAAGAAATGACGGGAGACCCGCAGCTTGCGTGGGAACTGGCGGTGGCCTATCAAAAAGTCGGCGATGTGCAGGGCGATCCCTGGGCCGCCAATCTGGGCCATTCGCAAGAAGCCATGCAGAGTTATCAAAAGGGCCTCAAGCTGGCGCAACAACTCAACCGCAATGGCAACCCTGAGCTGAAAATGACGCGCTTGCTGGCGCAGGGATATTTCAAACTCGGCATTTTGCAAGCGCAGTCCGGGGGCATGGCGGCGGCGCACGAGACGTTGCAGCAGGCCCTTGCCACCGCTGAAAAACTGGCCGGGCAAACTGCCGCGCTGGAAGACATCCGCCTCTTGCAAAATTGCCACACTCGTTTGGGTGACACCTATCTGGACACGGGTGATCCGGTCAGCGCACTCGACAGTTATCGCCGGGAAATACGGTTGTCCGAGCGCCGCCTCACGGCGTTTCCGACTGATGGCTCGCGCTTGACCTTGGCGATGAGTCATTCCCGTGTGGCCGAGCCGCTGGTGACGCTCGGAGACTTACCGGGCGCGCTGGCCGGTTATCGCAAATCGGTGGAATTGGTGGACGAATTACTGCCCGCGCACGTGGCTGATCCGATCTATCTGCGGGTGCGCATGATCGGCCTGATCTGGCTCGGCAATCTTTCCGGCAATCCGCGCTTTATCAATTTGGGTGAGCCACAGACGGCGCTGCAACATTACCGCGCGGCTTTGGCGATTGCCGAACAATTGGCCGCGCTCGATCCCAAAGATGCGTTCGCGCGCCGCGATTTGGCGGGCGGCCATCGGCTGGTGGGAGAAATTCTGACGCTCAATCAGCCTGCGCAAGCCGTCGAACAATTCCGGCAGGCGCTCGGCATCATGCGCGAAATGCTGGCGGTCACACCCCAAGACGCGCAACTGTTGCGCCGCGAAGCGCAATACCTCAAAGGTTTGGCGGATGCCTTGCGCCGTCTGGGCGACCGGCCCGGCGCGTTGCAAAACCTGCGGCAGGCGCGCCAAACCTGGCAGGACTTGCTGGCGCGCGACGCCGCCAACCTGAAAACACGCGCTGAATTGCATGCGGCGTTGCTGGCGCTGGCGGATACAACGCTGGAAGCTGGCGATCACGACAGCGCGTTGGCCCATTACCGCGCGGCGCTCACCCTGGCCGAAACGCCGCCTGTCGAACAATGGCTGATCTCTATGTGCGTTGGCGGCTAGCCGATTCTTACGCCGGGCTGAGCCGCTATCACGCCGCGCGCGCCACCGCCGCGCCAGTCGGCGAACGGCTCAACCATTGGCGCGAAGCCCGTCAATACGCGCAACGTTCGCTCAGCCTTTGGGAAGAATGGGGCCGACATGCAACCTCCACCAGTTTCGATCAACGGCAGCGTGAACAGGCCGCGCGCGCCGTGGCGAAATGCGAGGCCGCCTTAGCCAAACTGGACGCGAGAGCGCCTAAGCATAAAGCGCTGTCGCACAATCCCAACCTTACTTGCCTGCCTTACGTTCCGCCCGGCATAGCTGGCAGACGCCAAGCAAATATCCGACAAAAGCCACCAGCGTCAGCGCCGTCAGCATCGTCACAAACGGAGCCATTACGCTCAGCGCCAAGCGCAGCACGCGCAGTTGTTCAAACACTCCCACAAATCCGTTGCCATTCATCACGCCCCCTTTCATCAGTTACAGGCGAAACCCGGAGGTGTAATTGCTGACGGCAGTGACGAAATTTTCTTCTGAAAAAAATCTTGTGCGTGACTAGCAGTTTCGCGTGCGGCTTTCGCATGTGACGGCGAGCAACCAAGACGTTGTTCAGAACCACAGCGCAGGCACGTCCGGTGCGCCGGAGGTGTGCTTACGCAACCGTAAGAGTTCAGTACCAATGAGGAGAAAATTCATGAAACATCGCTTAAGTAGGCAGCAAAATATTCCTGGACAACCACGAAGCAACGAAAAGCGCGAAGAAGAACAGGAAGGAGAAGATAGGAGGCCGATCAACATTGATGTTTTCTTCTCTTTCTTCTCTTTCTTCGTGCTCTTCGTTGCTTCGTGGTGAATAGTTTTTGTCAAAGGACTTTTTGCAGATCACTTAGATCGGTTTTCATCTCGGTATATGGGAAAAGTTGCGCAGCGGGACGGTACCGCGCGCGTGAGCAAGCGGAGCCTGGGCGGTTTAGCCAACGGCGTAATCTTGACGCACCGCTTGCTCACGCGCGCGGTGCCGTCCCGGCCCAACGCGCTCCCGTAAACGCAATTGCAAACCGGTCTAATCCGTTCACACCACGGATACCAAGGAGAAAAACCATGAATGCAGCAACCACGACCGTAACCGAATTGGCAAATTTGAAGGCCAAGCTGAAAGCCACCTGGATGGCGGGTGATTTCGACAAAATCGCGGAAATCATTTGGGCCGGCGGCGCACAATTTATCACGCGCCTGCAATTGAAACCCGGCGCACGCCTGCTCGACATCGCCTGTGGTACAGGCAATCTCGCGTTCCCGGCGGCGCGTGCTGGCGCGTTGGTGACTGGCGTAGACATCGCGCCGAACTTATTGGAAACAGCACGCGCACGGGCCAAAGACGCAGGCGTGCAAATTCAATTTGACGAAGGCGACGCTGAAAACCTGCCTTATGCCGACGCCGCGTTTGACGAAGTTGTGACCATGTTCGGCGCGATGTTCGCTCCGCAACCCAATCTGATTGCGGTGGAACTGGCGCGCGTCTGCCGTCCCGGCGGGCGCTTGGCGATGGCGAATTGGACGCCCGCGGGGTTCATCGGCCAGATGTTCAAAGTCACCGGCCAACACGTGCCGCCGCCGCCAATGCCCTCGCCGCTTTTGTGGGGCGATGAAGCGACGGTGCGTGCACGCTTGCAAGGCGATTTTGTCAAGCTGCAATGCCGGCGGCGCGACTTGGTGATGGCGTTTCCCATGACACCAACGGCGGCGGTGGAATTCTTCCGTACCTGGTACGGCCCCACGCAGCGGGCATTTGCGGCGCTGGATCAAGCTGGTCAAGCCGCGTTACGCCGCGACCTGGAGCAACTTTGGACGGCGCACAACCGCGCCACCGACGGCACGACGCAAATCGTCGCCGAATATCTGGAAGTCATTGGCACGCGCGCCAATGTCGGCATGCATCAGCAGTGATGCCACGTTCAACGCACATCAACCACAACCATCTTTATCCGAATTTTATTCAAAAGCAGGAGCTTACAAATGATGATCGCAACACAAACACAAACCGCGACGAAACCAACTTACAGTTATCAAGACACGCTGGCCGCCTCGCAAAAGGTGAACTGGCGCATCGAAGACATCATCGGCGGCGACAAGCGGATTAGTTTCACCCAGCCGCTGATGTCGGAATCGTTCGCGCGCGTCGAGGAACTCAGCTTCCTGACGCCCGCCGAAAAGCTGACGCTCAATCAGATTCGCGGCTTCGATTACCTCTGCGCCTTTGGGCTGGTCGAAGAGTCCATTCTGCCCTTCGTGCTCGATCACGCGCGGCCGCACTTGCAAGGCGACGATTACCGCACCCGCGCCTTTCTGCAATTCGCCGCCGAAGAGGCCAAACACATTCACCTCTTCAAGAAATTCCGCGCCGAGTTTGAAGCCGGGTTTGGGTCGGAATGTCTGTTCATCGGCCCGCCGGAGGAAGTCGCCCAGGCGATTCTCGCGCACGATCCGCTGGCCGTGGCGCTGACCATCCTGCACATCGAATGGATGTCGCAGCGGCACTACACCGAAAGCATTCGGGACAACCAGCAACTCGACCCGCAGTTCAAGAGCCTGCTCAAGCATCACTGGATGGAAGAAGCGCAACACGCCAAGCTCGACACGCTGATGGTCGAAGCGCTGGCCGAAGGGCGCAGCGAGGCCGAACTGAACAAAGCCTTTGATGAATACCTGGAAATCGGCGGCTTCCTCGATGCGGGGCAGCGCCAGCAGGCCGAATTCAATTTGGAAAACCTGCAACGCAGCACGGGCCGCACGCTGAACGCGGACGAACGCGCCGAGTTTCTGACCAAACAACATCGGGCGTTGCGCTGGACGTTCTTGGGTTCGGGCATGACGCACCCGAACTTCCTCGCTACGCTCGAACGGCTGTCGCCAAAGTTGCGCCAGCGCGTCGAAGAGGTCGCGCCGGTCTTCTGCTAGGCGCATTGAAGACGGAGTTGTCAGGTCGGTTCCCAGCCGATCTGACAACTCGCTCGCGGAAAACCAACCATACCCGCGCCCGAGACGCGGGAACAGCAGGTGAAGAGGACAATGACGAACCTGCCATACGTAAGGCGAGGTGTAGTGTGCGCGGTCTTAAGCGCGCTCTGGGTCGCCGCGCGCGTTGGCGCCAGTCAAGTGAAACCATAAACCTGGCACCATTGCGCGGCCCGCCTTGCCGCCTCCAGCCATTTTTTTCCGGCTAGCCGCAGCGCATTTGATAGAATGCCCCCGCCTCGAACTGAACTCTCTTTGGCGCCTCAAAGAAAGCTGCAACGATGACCAACATCACGACACCGCCGGGCCGGGGCTGGCGGTTGAATAGCCGTTCCCGTTCCCGTTCCACTCAGGTGCTGGCGCTGGCTGTAACGCTGCTCGCGCTGGCCGCCGGCAGCGCAAGCTGGCGCGCGCTGGCCGGACGCCAACCCGCCAGGGCCGCACAAGGCCGTGCGGCGGCGCTGCTCAATCTTCAGCTTCAACCCGTCGCCACAGGGTTGAACATTCCGGTCTATGCGACACACGCCCACGACAGCCGTTTATTTATCGTCGACAAAGCGGGGCGCATTTTTCTTTATCAAAACGGCCAGCTTGCCGCCACGCCGTTTCTCGATCTGGCGGCGCGCGTGATGTCGGTCAGCCGGTTTGATGCGCGCGGCTTGCTGGGGCTGGCGTTTCATCCGCAATATCCGGCGGTGCCGTATTTTTTCGTTTACTTCACGGCGAACGGCACACCCCTCGTTGACGGCGGCGCGCCTGCCGTCAACGACAACGTGCTGATGCGCTATGCGGTTTCATCCGCCAACCCGAATCTGGCCGACGCCAATTCTGGCAAGACCATGCTGATTACGCCGCAAACTTCGTTTAACCATAACGGCGGCACACTTGATTTCGGCAACGATGGTTTTTTGTACCTCTCCAAAGGCGACGGCGGCGCGGCCAACGATCCGGAAGGCAACGCGCAGAACATCAACAACCTGCTCGGCAAGATTTTGCGGATTGACGTGGATCAAAACGTCAATGCCGCGCCGTATTACGCGATTCCCCCGTCGAATCCTTTCGCCGGGGCGACGCCGGGCGCGGACGAGATTTACCTGCTCGGCTTGCGCAATCCGTACCGCTTTGCGTTTGACCGCGTGACGGGCGATTTGTGGATTGGCGATAACGGCGAAAGCGCGCGCGAAGAAGCCGACCGCGTGCCGATCAACGCCGCGACCGGCGGCGACAATCTCGGCTGGCGCGTGCTCGAAGGCGCGCTCTGCACGAACCTCGATCCTTGTGTCACACCCGCGAGCTACGTTGCGCCGGCGCTCGAATACAGCCACACGGGCGGGCGCTGTGCGATCATCGGCGGCTTTGTTTACCGGGGCAGCCAGCTTCCGGCGTTGCAGGGAAAATATGTCTATGCCGATTACTGCACCGGCGAAATTTTCAGCTTGCAGGGCACGACGCAGACGGTCGAACTCGACACGCCGTACAACATCACGGGCTTCGGCGCAGATCAAAACGGTGAACTTTACGTCGTGAATGACGCGGGCAGTCTCTTCAAAATCCAGGCGCAGGCGACAGCCAGCCTGACGCGCGGCCCTTATTTGCAACTGGGCACGCCCACCAGTTTGCGCCTGCGTTGGCGCACCGACACGGCCACCGACAGCCGCGTGCGTTATGGCGCGGCGCCCAACGCGCTCAACTTGCTGATGGATGATGCCGCTGTGACAACCGAACACTCCGTCACGCTGACAGGGCTGACGCCGAATACAACGTATTACTATTCCGTCGGCACGACGGCGGCGACGTTAGCGGGCGGCGATGCCAATCATGTGTTCGTGACCGCGCCGACGGTGGGCAGCACTCAGCCGGTGCGCGTGTGGGTGCTGGGTGACGCAGGTTGGGCGGGCGTGGGCTTGCCCGAAGGCCAGCGCGCCGTGCGCGATGCTTACTATGCTTTCAACGGCACGCAGCGCACCGATCTGTGGTTGATGCTGGGCGACAATGCCTACAACACCGGCACCGACACGGAATATCAAGCCGGGGTGTTCGATATGTATCAAGCGATGCTGCGCCAGTCCGTGCTCTGGCCGGCCATTGGCAATCACGACACCGCCGGTTCGACCACGCCGCCGCCGACACTGCCGTACTTTCAGATTTTCGATTTGCCGCAGCAGGCCGAAGCGGGCGGCGTGGCGTCGGGCACAGAACTTTATTACTCGTACAATTACGGCAACATTCATTTCGTCAGCCTGGACGCGATGGTTTCGCCGCGCACGCCGCCCAGCGCGATGTTGACGTGGCTGCAAAATGATCTAGCGCAAAACCACCAGGATTGGTTGATCGCGTATTGGCATCATCCGCCGTATAGCAAAGGCTCACACGATTCGGACACCGAAGCCAATCTGGTCGAAATGCGCGCGAACGTACTGCCGATTTTGGAAAGCTACGGCGTGGATTTGGTGCTGAGCGGCCACAGCCACGCTTACGAACGGTCGTTTTTGATTGATGGGCATTACGGGCTGTCAACGACGTTCACCAACGCGATGAAAAAGAACGGCGGCGACGGGCGGCCCGGCGGCAACGGCGCTTACACCAAATCCACGCGCGGCCCCAGCGCGCACGAAGGCGCGGTCTATGTCGTGGCGGGCACGTCGGGCATCACCAGCGGCGGGTCGCTCAATCATCCGGCGATGTTCACCTCGCTCAATCAACTCGGCTCGCTGGTGTTGGACATCAGCGGCAATCAGCTCGACGCCAAATTCCTGCGCGAGACGGGCGCAGTGGATGACAGTTTCACGATTAGCAAAGGCACGGGCGTGATTCCGCCGCCTACCATCACGGCGCAACCCGCCGATCAATCCGCCTGTCCGGACGGCAACGTCAATTTCAGCGCCGCCGCCAGCGGCAATCCCGTGCCCACCGTGCAATGGCAAGTCAGCACCGACGGCGGCGCGAATTTCAGCAACCTGCCCGGCGCGAACAGCATCACGCTGGCGTTGACGGGCCTCACCACGGGGCTGAACGGCCAACGTTACCGCGCCGTATTCACCAACTCCGGCGGCAC
This genomic interval from Acidobacteriota bacterium contains the following:
- a CDS encoding methyltransferase domain-containing protein; its protein translation is MNAATTTVTELANLKAKLKATWMAGDFDKIAEIIWAGGAQFITRLQLKPGARLLDIACGTGNLAFPAARAGALVTGVDIAPNLLETARARAKDAGVQIQFDEGDAENLPYADAAFDEVVTMFGAMFAPQPNLIAVELARVCRPGGRLAMANWTPAGFIGQMFKVTGQHVPPPPMPSPLLWGDEATVRARLQGDFVKLQCRRRDLVMAFPMTPTAAVEFFRTWYGPTQRAFAALDQAGQAALRRDLEQLWTAHNRATDGTTQIVAEYLEVIGTRANVGMHQQ
- a CDS encoding tetratricopeptide repeat protein; amino-acid sequence: MCKRDFLCKAALRKEPERRYQSVEQFSDDLRRYLEGLPVQARPDTFTYRTGKFVQRHRVGVAAVALVLLSLLGGILATAYAARRAQAERARAEYRFAQVRALANKFLFDFHDKIQNVPGTTEARGLVAKTALEYLDNLAQEMTGDPQLAWELAVAYQKVGDVQGDPWAANLGHSQEAMQSYQKGLKLAQQLNRNGNPELKMTRLLAQGYFKLGILQAQSGGMAAAHETLQQALATAEKLAGQTAALEDIRLLQNCHTRLGDTYLDTGDPVSALDSYRREIRLSERRLTAFPTDGSRLTLAMSHSRVAEPLVTLGDLPGALAGYRKSVELVDELLPAHVADPIYLRVRMIGLIWLGNLSGNPRFINLGEPQTALQHYRAALAIAEQLAALDPKDAFARRDLAGGHRLVGEILTLNQPAQAVEQFRQALGIMREMLAVTPQDAQLLRREAQYLKGLADALRRLGDRPGALQNLRQARQTWQDLLARDAANLKTRAELHAALLALADTTLEAGDHDSALAHYRAALTLAETPPVEQWLISMCVGG